The genomic segment CTGAAATAAAGAAATATTATACAACATTAGAAATTGTAGATGATTTAAGTAAAATTGATGATGATATAATTAAAATTAGTATTTGTAATTTGGAAGGTACTAATAATATAACTGACAGTGAATTAACCAATGATCTTAATATAGTTTCAACAGCTGCAATTTGGACTGATATTTCAAACAAAGGCGTTAACAAAGGTGTTGCTTTAAAGAGTCTTATGAATACTGATAATATATCAAAAGAAGAAACTATGGTATTCGGAGATTATTACAATGATATAGAAATGCTCGCTGAAGCTGAGTATAGCTTTGTCATGGAAAACGCTCCAGAGGACATGAAGCAATATGGTAAGTACATAGCTGCAAGTAATGTAGAACATGGAGTTTTAAGAGCAATTCTTGAATATGCTCTTTAAGCACAATCATAAGGTATTGGTATTGTGCAGAACTTAAAGTGAAGCGATAAACACCCGAAATAGAATACATATATGTTCCGCAGGACTAGAAAAACTTCGCTAGGTATGTCTAAATGGGACGATGTGCCCATTTATGCGTGCTCCAAATTTATTTGGACAAGCAAAATGGAACAACGTCTCATTAAGAAATACCAACAGCTCATTTTTCAATGCCTGACTTCACATATATGTATTCTATTTCTTTGTTTTGCTATCACTTTAAGTATTTCACATATACCTTTGATTATTTCGCGCCTAGATAACGAGTGTAAAGTTAAACACTATCTTATATATTGTAGTATATGCCAGAAAGGAAGGTCATGCTTTTGTGGAAGTGTTGCATTGAATATTTAACCGCAGACATTTCCTTAGTAGAAGTTGTATTATTTTTGCTTGTCACGAGCTTGTCTCGGGAACACGCAGAAATAGGACAACTTATGCTATTGGAAATTCACGGTTAAATATTCTGGCAACCGGAACAAATGCATGACCTTCCTTTCGTTGTTTATATACCTAACTATAGTATCTAGCGCGAACTTCATTATAGCAAACTCATTTGCTGTACTTCTGTTTCTTTGAATGAAGATATGCTGACTCCAATCAGCCTTACTTCTTCTTTCAATTGCTCACTATCTAATAGCTCTTCTGCAACTTTATATATTTCAAGCTGAGTGCCAATATAATAATTTAATGTTTTACTTCTTGTATGATTTTCAAAATCCTTGGTTTTGAATTTAAGTGTTACAGTTTTTCCACTGACATTTTTTCTATTTAAAATCTCTTCGATTTCAAAAGAAAATTCTTTAATGTATTCTCTCAATTCTTCTTTATTCTTAGTATCGAATTTTAAAGTCCTTTCTTTTCCTATAGATTTTCTTTCACGAATTAACTCAACTTTTCTACCATCAATTCCTCTTATTCTATCGTATATCTCAATACCATTCTTGCCCAAATACTCTATGTAAAATTCTTTGGGCATCTTATATAATTCTTCAATATAATATATCCCCATATTATTTAACTTTGCTACTGATACTTTACCTAAACCATGAACCTTAGATATAGGAAGAGGAAATAATATATCAGGAATCATTTCTTTTCTTATTTCTTTGATTCCATTTGGTTTATTCCATTCAGAAGCAAGCTTTGCCAAGAATTTATTATAAGATATACCAATAGATAAAGTTAAACCAACTTCCTTAAATACTCTATTTTTAATATACCTTGCAGCCTCAATTCCATCTTTTATTTTTCCTTGAGACAAATCTAAGAAACCTTCATCAATGGATACAGGTTCTACTAGTGGCGTTACTTCATTAAATATTTCAAATATCTCCTGAGATACTTTAGCATACTTTCCATATCTCCCAGATACAAATATTCCATTCGGACATTTTTCTCTAGCCATGAACATCGGCATAGCTGAATGAACGCCGTATTTTCTTGCTTCATAAGAACAAGTTGATACTACTCCCCTTTCACTTATCCCGCCTACTATAACGGGCTTCCCTTTAAGGTCTGGATTGTCTCTTTGCTCAACAGATGCAAAAAAAGCATCCATATCTACGTGTAGTATTACATTATCCATTTTTATAAAATCACCTCTTTATGATTAACTAATTTTCAATATTTAATTGATCATGCATATAGATATCCAAATTTGAAACTAGATTTATGTGGTAACTTACCGAAATCATAAATATTTTGTTCCGAAAAGCTATGAAAATATCGCTGAAGGTTCTAAGCAGCAGGTTATATCCAATTTAGCATGCTCCAACTTTCAGTTTGACAAGCTAAATTGGAACAACCTACAGCTAAGAACCTTTAACAGCTCATTTTCAAATGTTTTCTTCACAAATATATTTATGATTTCTAGTAACGATATGAGCTTAAAATTCTAGCAATTTTGTAAATCTGTTCATCTAATAAGTCGAATTCTTAAATTGGATACCTATATAGATAACCCGACTGAGACCTGAACTTATACATATAACTCGCCGAAATGAATAACATACTTTTGTTCCAGTTGGGATAATATTTCATGGTATTAAATCTAGTTTATCTATAAACAAATTGCACTCGTTTTCTTTATATAGCTTATAAAAAAATCTGTATATTATTATACAAAATAATCTATAAGTATTTTAACATATAAATCATTAGTTAATGAAACAATAATATATGGCATAAATCTTATATTTATATTAATTGCTATACATATATATTGCAAAAATAATACTTCATCATAATTCTAGAAATATTACAAGAATTTTAGCTGTAATTGTGAATTGTGAAATGTGCATTGTAAATTGCAACATATACATATTAAAAAGTTAGCTAATTTTATTTGACATATGGTATAATAATAAAGTATTTTAAGTATAATAGCGTTATTAGCGATATTTTTATGTAAAGGAGTAATTATTATGGGTCTTAAAGAAAAAATAGGTAGTAAATTCAGTAACTATTTCCAAAATGCTTATATGGAAAAGTATGGTGACAGAATTACAAGCATATCTGGAACTGTTTTATCTGTAAAGCTTATTGAAAAAAGTTATGTTATCTTCAATAGATTAATGGTTGAAATGGTTATAAAGCCTGAAGTTGGAAAAAAAGTTGTTAAGTGTTGGTATAAAAAGAATAGATGGTTTAAGAAACCTGAATTTATTGCTGTAAAGCAGGGTAACAAAGTTATTGTTATGGGTGTTACAGGTGATAAGGATAGTAAGAAGGAAAATTCTCAGGAAGTTCAAATATTTAACCTATTAAATCTTACAACTAAGAAAGATTTAGTACCAATAGATCATAGCCAAATAAAAAAATCACGTCAACAAGCAAACAATATGATGAGAAGATAAAAAAAGGGCTAAGCCCTTTTTTTATTTTGTCTTTATTAATAAATATACACTGTTAATAAATGCTATTATCCCTGAAAAGAATAGGACTATAAGCCATTGATTAAGAGATAATGCTACTGTATGAAATACATTTTGTAAAAATGGTACATATAAAACTGAGCACATTAGTGATATTGATATTAAAACAGCTCCAACTAAATAAGGATTTGTAAATAATTTAATTTGGAATATGGAGTATCTTTCTGATCTACATTCAAATACGTGTATTAATTGAGATAAAATTAATGTACATAATGCTAAAGTTCGGCATGTTTCCAAATCCATTTTGTAGTATCTTCCTACCATGAATGATAGTAAGGTACATAATCCTATTAATGTTCCTCTTATTACTATTTTTTCAACTAATCCTCTTGCAAATATACTTTCCTTTTTTTCTCTTGGAGATTGTCTCATTATATCTTGCTCTGGTGGATCAACTCCAAGTGCTATAGCTGGAAGTCCATCAGTAGCTAGATTTACAAGTAATATTTGTATTGGGCTTAATGGATTAGGTAAATAGAATAAAGTTGCCAAAAACATTGTTAACACTTCTCCAAGGTTACAAGATAGTAAGTATCTTATAAATTTTCTTATGTTATCATATATTATTCTTCCTTCTTCTACAGCTGCAACTATAGTTGAGAAATTATCATCCATAAGAATCATAGATGATGCTTCCTTCGTTACATCTGTACCCGAAATTCCCATTGCAACTCCTATATCTGATTCCTTAATAGCAGGTGCATCATTTACACCATCGCCTGTCATTGCAACGATATTTCCTTTTTTCTTAAAAGCCCTTACAATTCTTAACTTATGGTTAGGTGAAACCCGCGCAAAAACTCTTACTTTTTTTATTCTTCCCTCTAATTCTAAATCACTTATAGCCTCAATTTCATCACCTGTCATTACCTGATCTGCTGTATTACATATATTCAAAGATTTTGCTATTGCAAGTGCAGTATTCTGATGATCTCCTGTTATCATTATAGGTTTTATTCCTGCAAGTTTGCATTTTAAAACTGCATCTCTAGCTTCTTCTCTTGGTGGATCAATACTTCCTGCTATACCTATAAAAATTAAATTCTGCTCTAACTTATCACTTTTTGTTAGATTATCTTCCTTATATGCTGCTGCTATACATCTAAGTGCTCTAGATGACATTGCTGTAATAAAATCACTAACTTGCTTTTTCTTTTGATATGTGAATGGTTTTATTTTGTTATTCTCTAGTATAAATTCACATCTATCTATTACTCTTTCAGGAGCTCCCTTAACGTAACATGTTTCATTTGCTCCCTCCTTAGCGCCTTCCTTGATTATAACCGACATCATCTTTCTATTTGAATCAAATGGTATATCATATATCCTATTTGCATCATTTATAAAATCTTCTAAATCATTAACATCATTAAAGAACATATTTATTAGTGCAGTTTCTGTTGGATCACCATGAAGTGCTTCACTCATTTTTTTCTTTGTAAAATCATAATTACAGTCATTACAATATACAAGAGCTTTCATGAACTTTGTATAATTACTTAGCTTTTCTTTTTCAAGTTCATGAATTCTGCCATTTAAATATACCTCTTTTACAGTCATCTTATTTTGAGTTAATGTTCCTGTCTTATCAGAACATATTACAGATGTACATCCAAGTGTCTCTACAGCTGGAAGTTTTCTTACGAGTGCATTTTTCTTAAGCATTCTAGACACACCTAGAGCCAGTGAAACAGTAACAATAGCAGCTAAACCTTCTGGAATTGCAGCAACTGCTAAGCTAACGCCAAGTAAGAACATCTCTGTTATATCATTTCCTCTAATTATTCCCATTGCAGTAACAATTGCACATATCACAAGGCAAATTACAACTAGTACTTTCCCTAGAGAGTCTAATCTTTTATTTAAAGGGGATTTTTCTTCTTCAATATTTTGAATTAGGTCTGCAATCTTCCCCATTTCGGTGTTCATTCCTATACAATCAACTTTAAATAATCCTTTTCCTTTTACTACAGTAGTTCCCATAAATCCTTCGTTATTCTTCTTTGTCTTTTTACCATCAGCTTTATATGGATTGGCTTCTTTGTTTACACCAACTGACTCACCTGTTAATAGTGATTCATCAACGACTACTGATGAACTTTCTATAAAGAATCCGTCAGCAGGTATCCTATCTCCAGCCTCCAAAATAACAATATCCCCTATTGTTAAGTAGATAGAATTTATAATCTGTATACTTGAATCCCTCAAAACTTTACATGTAGGTGCCGCTAATTCTTTCAACGCTTCTAAAGATTTCTCTGTTTTAAATTCTTGGACAAATCCTAGTATTGCATTAATAACTATTATTATGAGTATTGTAATGGCATCTGCCTTATCTCCAATTATCCCGGAAATTATAGTAGATGCAATTAACACCCAAACAATGAAGTCATTAAATTGAGATAGAAATATTTTGAATGCTGATGCTTTATTATGGTGCTTCAATTCATTAAGTCCAAAGTTCTTAATCCTCTTTTCCGCTTCCTTAGTGCTAAGACCAGATGTCAACTCTTTTTCCTGTACCACAACTTTTCCTCCTAAATATAGAACTTTATATAATATATATATATTTCCCATTACGAAGAATATTACTGTCTACCTAATTAAATTTTATGTAACCATTGCTATATAAATAGCTATTTTATTAGTCTTCTTAATATCCCTTTTAGAATATCTTTTACATTAACATCTGAACTTATATATCTGATCAGATCTCCATAGAACTTAAAGCCTTTTCATATATTAATTAATAACTAATTTTCTTTTTACGCCAAAAGACAGGAAAGTTTAAATTCCTGTCTTTTAAATACCACTTTTTTATTTAACTGGTACTTTAAAGGTTGCCTTCTCTTCCCTATAAGTACCACTTACATATTGTTGCACTTGAATTGTTATTTCAGAACTATTATTAGCCAATCCGTATCCAACTTGTGCCTTGCTACACGATGCACCTATTGGTGTTTCTTTTGGATAATACTTTATGTTAACAGGATAAGTTTCTGCAACTTCCCCTTTCTCATCTATAACCGTAAAATCACTAAAATATAAGTCCATAAATTGGCTAGAATATCCTAGATTTTTATAAGAATAATTAATAATTACAACTTGTGCAGGATCTTTATCCGAAAATTGATTTCTATCTTTTGTAGTTTCAACTGAGTTAATAGTAAATTCCCATTGTCCATCAACTATCCATTTTTCTCCTGCTTTATATACTCTCTCTATTCTTGCACCATCTGATCCTAGTTGATACCCATCTATTGTTGTATCATGTGCCATATATCCATTATAATTAAAATAGTACCATTTTCCGTCTATTTCTTTCCAACCTGTATACCACGAATTCCAATCAGAATACCACCATCCAGTATTGTCATGTTTCCATTCTGCACTTGCACTTACTGGCAATGCTCCTACAATTAATAATCCTGTTAGCAAAGTAGCTATAAATTTTTTCTTCACAATTTATTCCCCCTCATATATCTTTATATTATAATTGTATATCACTTGAAATATTTGTCAAATATATAAAACAAGAAATTCTTCGATTTATTGCTTGTTGCAATCTTGCCTCGGGAACATGCAGAAAAGGGTACAACTTTCTACTGTTAGAAATTCACAACTAAATCCTCAGTAACCCGAACAAATGCATGATCTTCATTTCGGCATTTACATATGTAACTTTATTCTTACTTTAGGTATCTAGTGAACAATACCTTTATTGTTTTAAAAAAAGAAAAAATCCCCTAAAGGATTTTTTCTTCTTTAAATTTATTTCATCGAGTTAACTACATTTGTAAGTGGTGGTATTACTTGTTTCTTTCTTGATAGAACTCCTGGTAAAAATGCCATTGAATCTACTAATTGAATATTAAATGTCTTTTCAACATAATCATGTCTTTCACCGGCAACTAGAACTTGTGAACCTTCTTTTAATATATCTGTTAAAAGTAACATTACTACAGCATAACCTTTGCTATCTGCTTCGCTCTTCATGTAACTTAACATTTCATCTTTTAGTGGCATAAATCCATCGATGTCCATTGTGTTTACTTGAGCTACTCCAACTCTTGATTCTCCCATATTAAAAGGCTTAAAGTCTTGATTAAATATTTGAGATACAGTCTTTCCTTTTAAAGAAGTTCCAGCTTTAAACATTTCTTTTGCAAATTCTTCTAAACTTGAAATGCCAGCTATCTTAGCTAACTTATGACATATCTCTTTATCTTGTTCTGTACAAGTTGGACTCTTGAATAATAAAGTATCTGAAATTATTGCACCACATAATAATCCAGCAACTTCTTTAGGTGGTGTTATATTACGTTCAAAAAAGCTTTTTCCAACTATAGTTGAAGAGCTTCCTAGTGGTTCATTTCTAAAGAATATAGGGTTACTTGTTTGTATATCAGCGACTCTATGGTGATCTATAATTTCAAGTACTTCAGCATCTTCTAATCCATCAACTGATTGACCTCTTTCATTATGGTCTACTTGAATAACTTTTTTCTTATGCTTTGAAATAAGGTGATATCTTGAGACCGTTCCTATTACTCTTCCATCTTCATCAGTTACAGGATAACTGTGATATCTAGTTTCAGCCATAACATCTTTGATATCATCAACTAAATCATCTTTAGAAAATGATATTAAATCTTTAGTAGCCATAACATGACTTACAGGTATACTTTGAATTAATAATCTTGAAGCTGTGAAAGAATCATGAGGCGTACTTATTATAGTAACTCCTTTTTCTTTAGCTTTAGAAAGTAAATTTTCAGCAAGTTTATGTGCTCCTGTAATTATTATTAATGATGTATTGATATCAATTAAAGCTTCTTGTACATCTGGTCTATCTCCTACAATAGCAATATCACCTTTATCTACAATTTCTTTTAAACTATCTGGCTGCATTGCTGTAACAGCAATTTTCCCTTGGAATGTCTTACAGTTCTCATTTATATATACACTAGTAGCAGAAAGCGTATCTAATATATTCTCAATTGATGTATTACTTTTTCCTAATATATTATTATCCCATATATCCATAAATGATGAAGTTAAGTTTGAAATTGAAAGAATTCCCACTAATCTACTATCATTTCCAACTACAGGTAGTGATTTTAAATGATTGTCTCTCATTATATTCCATGCTGCTTTTAAAGAAATATTAGAAGTTATTGGCCCAATTGTATCAATATCTAAATCTTCTACTTTTAATCTAACTGTTTCTAAAAGTCTTGGAGCCTTAACACCAAAATAATCTAATATAAATTGTGTTTCTGCATTTACATTTCCTAATCTCACAGGTATAGCTGGAATATTACCAGTCTTATTTTTAAACTCTGCGTAACCATATGCAGCACAAATAGAGTCTGAATCAGGATTTTTATGTCCAGTTACGTAAACTACATTTTCCAAAATAATTCCTCCTAAATTTTTTGTTTTACTTTAGTACATTAGGCACATAAAATAATGAATTTGCTATTTTCATGTGCCTTATATATAGATAACCAACTAAGACCTGAACTTATGCATATAACTCACCGAAATGAATAACATACTTTTGTTCCAGTTTCTAGGTAATTATGATGGGTGATTCTAAGGCTATAAAGTTGCACTCAAAGTGCTAGCCTCAAAGAACAAGCTGTGAACTAGCACATTTGGAACAACTTATAGCCAAAGAATCACATCCATCAAAATTACCAATGAAACATTCCACAAAAATATATTACCCATTTCTAGTTGGGATATATTTCATAGTATAAATCTAACTTATAATTGGCTTATATATAAATTGACATATTAGAACAAGTATATTACTTAATTCACACATATTTATTTTACTTATAAAGTTAATTATTGTAAAGACCTTATTCAATTCACAATGCATAATGCACAATTCACAATTAATAAATAAATTTTTTGAAATTATATAAATATCCGATTTTAAAGCTAGACTTATGTGGAAACTTATCAAAATCATAAATATTTTGATTCCGAAAATCTATGCAAGTATCGCTGAAGGTTATAATCATTGGTTGTATTCACTTTAGCATTCTCCAACTTTCAGTTTTACTATCTGAGCTAGGACAACCAATGCGTTGAAATTTCTTTTTCCAATCCAATTTCCAATGGAAATTGTACCATAATTGTGCATTGAAAAAGGTGGCTAAGCCACCTTTTATCTCATATTATTTATCATACTCCAAAGATCATCCGCTGTAGTTACAGCCTTTGAACTAAGTTGAAAAGCTCTTTGTGTAAGTACTATATCTGAAAATGTTTCTCCTGCATCTACATTTGAACCTTCTAACATACCTTGTTCTATATTATAGTTACTACTTAGTGCAACCTGTGCATCTGAGCTTGGAACAAAATAACTGTTTCCAATAGGTATAAAGCTCTTATCACCTATAGCTGTAAAGACAGGAATTGTACCTATTTTAGTTGATTGTCCATCAACTTCCATAGATATTCCTCCATCTTTATCTATAGACATCTTCTCCCTATCTAAAGCTGGATTTCCCTCTGAAAATCCATTCTCATATTGAACATAAACTTTAGTTCCATTTGAGTCTACTAAAGCTCCATTCGAATCTATTTTAAAATTACCATCTCTAGTATATACTATGCTTCCATCTTCCTTTGAAAGTGCAAAATATCCTTTTCCATCTATAGCAAGATCTGTTTTTTGACCTGTTGTTAAGAGATTCCCTTGTTTGTTATTAGCATAATTTACTCCTAATTTAACTCCAGTTCCAGTAATCGCCTTTTTTTCCACAAGTGGTGTTCCTCTTCTATCAAGTGATTCAGTTAATAAATCTTTAAAGTTAACATCTGTACTCTTATAACCTGTTGTTGAAATATTAACTAGGTCATTAGAAAGATAATCTAGCTTCTCTTGATACGCATTCATTCCACTCTTTGCTGTAGCAAAAATATTAAACATAATTTTCCTCCTTTACATTAGGCAAAATCAATAAATTTCTCTTAACCACTTTAAACATTTTATTTTCTCTAATTTGCCTTATCCTATTATACTCGACCTAATTCACTTGCCGCCTTTTGTACTGTTTCATCTTGCATTTTTACAAATTTTTGGTTTGTTTCAAATTGTCTTTTTATTTCCATAAGTTTTACTAGTTCTGTTGATGGATCAACATTTGAGCTTTCAAGAAAGTTTTGTCTTACATTTACCTTTGCATTATAAATAGGGTTATCCATAGTGCTATAGTTATCACCAATTGGTTCCAAAGTATTATAATTTTGAAAATCTGCTGTTAATAACTTATCTGCAGCTCCAACTCCATCGATATTAATGTTGTTATCACCGTCTATTGAAAACTTTGAATCGCCAACATATATTGGTTCTCTTGCACCTGTAGAGTTATTTATTCCCA from the Clostridium beijerinckii genome contains:
- a CDS encoding flagellar basal-body rod protein FlgG; translated protein: MFNIFATAKSGMNAYQEKLDYLSNDLVNISTTGYKSTDVNFKDLLTESLDRRGTPLVEKKAITGTGVKLGVNYANNKQGNLLTTGQKTDLAIDGKGYFALSKEDGSIVYTRDGNFKIDSNGALVDSNGTKVYVQYENGFSEGNPALDREKMSIDKDGGISMEVDGQSTKIGTIPVFTAIGDKSFIPIGNSYFVPSSDAQVALSSNYNIEQGMLEGSNVDAGETFSDIVLTQRAFQLSSKAVTTADDLWSMINNMR
- a CDS encoding putative manganese-dependent inorganic diphosphatase; protein product: MENVVYVTGHKNPDSDSICAAYGYAEFKNKTGNIPAIPVRLGNVNAETQFILDYFGVKAPRLLETVRLKVEDLDIDTIGPITSNISLKAAWNIMRDNHLKSLPVVGNDSRLVGILSISNLTSSFMDIWDNNILGKSNTSIENILDTLSATSVYINENCKTFQGKIAVTAMQPDSLKEIVDKGDIAIVGDRPDVQEALIDINTSLIIITGAHKLAENLLSKAKEKGVTIISTPHDSFTASRLLIQSIPVSHVMATKDLISFSKDDLVDDIKDVMAETRYHSYPVTDEDGRVIGTVSRYHLISKHKKKVIQVDHNERGQSVDGLEDAEVLEIIDHHRVADIQTSNPIFFRNEPLGSSSTIVGKSFFERNITPPKEVAGLLCGAIISDTLLFKSPTCTEQDKEICHKLAKIAGISSLEEFAKEMFKAGTSLKGKTVSQIFNQDFKPFNMGESRVGVAQVNTMDIDGFMPLKDEMLSYMKSEADSKGYAVVMLLLTDILKEGSQVLVAGERHDYVEKTFNIQLVDSMAFLPGVLSRKKQVIPPLTNVVNSMK
- a CDS encoding HAD family hydrolase — encoded protein: MIKLVVTDMDGTLLDENGHLPDGFTDILDRLRAKNIKLVAASGRPYYTLQTNFGPVGRYLSFICENGALVVDNNEIIYKSVLAKDMVQNVISEAKKVKANALVVCSPNCAYIENYSEEYLTEIKKYYTTLEIVDDLSKIDDDIIKISICNLEGTNNITDSELTNDLNIVSTAAIWTDISNKGVNKGVALKSLMNTDNISKEETMVFGDYYNDIEMLAEAEYSFVMENAPEDMKQYGKYIAASNVEHGVLRAILEYAL
- a CDS encoding DNA polymerase IV, which produces MDNVILHVDMDAFFASVEQRDNPDLKGKPVIVGGISERGVVSTCSYEARKYGVHSAMPMFMAREKCPNGIFVSGRYGKYAKVSQEIFEIFNEVTPLVEPVSIDEGFLDLSQGKIKDGIEAARYIKNRVFKEVGLTLSIGISYNKFLAKLASEWNKPNGIKEIRKEMIPDILFPLPISKVHGLGKVSVAKLNNMGIYYIEELYKMPKEFYIEYLGKNGIEIYDRIRGIDGRKVELIRERKSIGKERTLKFDTKNKEELREYIKEFSFEIEEILNRKNVSGKTVTLKFKTKDFENHTRSKTLNYYIGTQLEIYKVAEELLDSEQLKEEVRLIGVSISSFKETEVQQMSLL
- a CDS encoding calcium-translocating P-type ATPase, SERCA-type, whose product is MVQEKELTSGLSTKEAEKRIKNFGLNELKHHNKASAFKIFLSQFNDFIVWVLIASTIISGIIGDKADAITILIIIVINAILGFVQEFKTEKSLEALKELAAPTCKVLRDSSIQIINSIYLTIGDIVILEAGDRIPADGFFIESSSVVVDESLLTGESVGVNKEANPYKADGKKTKKNNEGFMGTTVVKGKGLFKVDCIGMNTEMGKIADLIQNIEEEKSPLNKRLDSLGKVLVVICLVICAIVTAMGIIRGNDITEMFLLGVSLAVAAIPEGLAAIVTVSLALGVSRMLKKNALVRKLPAVETLGCTSVICSDKTGTLTQNKMTVKEVYLNGRIHELEKEKLSNYTKFMKALVYCNDCNYDFTKKKMSEALHGDPTETALINMFFNDVNDLEDFINDANRIYDIPFDSNRKMMSVIIKEGAKEGANETCYVKGAPERVIDRCEFILENNKIKPFTYQKKKQVSDFITAMSSRALRCIAAAYKEDNLTKSDKLEQNLIFIGIAGSIDPPREEARDAVLKCKLAGIKPIMITGDHQNTALAIAKSLNICNTADQVMTGDEIEAISDLELEGRIKKVRVFARVSPNHKLRIVRAFKKKGNIVAMTGDGVNDAPAIKESDIGVAMGISGTDVTKEASSMILMDDNFSTIVAAVEEGRIIYDNIRKFIRYLLSCNLGEVLTMFLATLFYLPNPLSPIQILLVNLATDGLPAIALGVDPPEQDIMRQSPREKKESIFARGLVEKIVIRGTLIGLCTLLSFMVGRYYKMDLETCRTLALCTLILSQLIHVFECRSERYSIFQIKLFTNPYLVGAVLISISLMCSVLYVPFLQNVFHTVALSLNQWLIVLFFSGIIAFINSVYLLIKTK
- a CDS encoding cell wall binding repeat-containing protein, with protein sequence MKKKFIATLLTGLLIVGALPVSASAEWKHDNTGWWYSDWNSWYTGWKEIDGKWYYFNYNGYMAHDTTIDGYQLGSDGARIERVYKAGEKWIVDGQWEFTINSVETTKDRNQFSDKDPAQVVIINYSYKNLGYSSQFMDLYFSDFTVIDEKGEVAETYPVNIKYYPKETPIGASCSKAQVGYGLANNSSEITIQVQQYVSGTYREEKATFKVPVK